A segment of the Candidatus Izimaplasma bacterium HR1 genome:
TTGTCTTCGAGGATCTTTGCCATGATTGTGGAATGTGCTCTCTTGTTTGCAAATCAGGAGCTATTACTTATAGGGAAAAGCAAATAGGTTCAATATTTACTTCTACAGACCAAGAAAAAACATTCCATTACGGAAAACTTAATATTGGTGAAGTAAGTGGTGTTCGTTTAATTGATAAGTTAAACAAAATAACCAGTAATGATGATTTAATTATCACGGATTGTCCTCCTGGGGTTTCTTGTTCAACAGTTGCAGCATTAACTAATACTGATTATGCAATAATTTGTGCTGAACCTACACCTTTTGGAATTAGTGATATGAGGATGGTTGTTGAACTACTTAGAGAAGATAGCATTCCTTTTGGAGTTGTTGTTAATAAAAGTGGAATCGGCAATGATGATATTTATAAATACTTAGAAGATGAAAATATCAAACTCTTAGAAAATATTCCGTGGACAAAACAACGAGCCGAGATATACAGTAAAGGTGAATTAATAATTGATTATGATGAAATCTTTAGAAGTAAAATCAAAAATATCTTAACACAGGTAATGTGTGAAAATCATGGTTAATGAAATTGCTGTTATTAGTGGTAAAGGTGGTACTGGTAAATCTACATTATTACTGTCTATGATTCCTTATTTTGAAAAAATAGTAATCGCTGATTGTGATGTCGATGCTCCTGACTTAAAAATCCTTTTAAGTGAAGAGATTACAAAAGAAGAAGAGTTCATTGGTTTTAAAAGACCTGTTATTGATTATGCAAAATGCAGATACTGTGGTTTATGTTATGAAAAATGCAACTTTGACGCAATAACGGAAACTATTGAAGTAAAAAAAGGTCTTTGTGAAGGTTGTGGTGTTTGTGACTATGTATGTCCAAGCGGAGCAATCACAATGGTAGATCATCCAATCGGTAAAATCTATCAAAGAAGAACTATTTTTGGTTCAATGATTGATGCTAGACTAGTTCCCGGAGAAGAATCAAGCGGTAAACTTGTTAGTGAAGTTAGAAAAAGAAGTAAAGAAGTAGCATTAACAGAAAAAGCTGAAACAATCCTTATTGATGGTTCACCAGGAATAGCCTGCAATGTTATTAGTACAATCAGTGGTGTATCCAAAGCACTAATTGTTACTGAACCTACTTTAAGTGGAATTCATGACTTAAAACGTGTTTTAAGCCTTTCAGAAATGTTTAGTGTTGAAGCAAAAATCATCATAAACAAATATGATCTAAACTTAGACATGGTTGAGGAAATAGAAAAATACTGTAAAGAGCAAAATATCGATATTATCTTAAAAATTCCTTTTGAAAAAAAGATTGTTGAAAGTATTTCTAATTTAAAAATACCATCAACTTGTGATATACCTTTTTTTGAAAGTAGTGAATGGTTAAAATTTATCGAATACATTCAAAAATAAAAGACGAAATATTATTTCGTCTTTTTTAATACCTTTTTAACAATTTTATTTCTTTCATTCAATGCTCTTTCATATTTACCTGTCTCTTTAGCATAATAATAAACCTTATCTTTTAATTCATCAGGTAAATACTGTTGATAAACAAGTGCATTATCATAATCATGAGGATATTTGTATTTCGTTTTATCTTCAAAATTAGCAACATTGATAATATGATTAGGGACTTTTGGTGTTTTACCTTCCATAACTTCTTTTAATGCATCATCAAGTGCACTATGTGCACTATTACTTTTAGGACTAAGTGCAAGATCAACAACCATAGTTCCTAAAGGAATCCTTGCTTCTGGAAAACCAACTCTTTCACATGCTCTAGCACAAGCATCCATTCTTGTTACAACAGCAGGATTAGCTAATCCGATATCTTCCCAGGCAATAACAGTTAATCTTCTTAAGATACTAGTTAAATCTTCCATGGCAACTAATCTAGCTAAATAATGTAAACTAGCATCAACATCGCTACCTCTAATTGATTTTTGTAAGGCACTTAAGATATTAAAGTAATTATCTTCATTTTTATCTAAACTTAGACTTGGTGACAATAGTACATTTTTTGCCTTCTCAAGATTTATCTCTTCATTAGGATAACTCATATTAAGAATTTCTAAACTGTTTATAGCAGTTCTTATTTCATTGTTAGAACTCATTGCAATGTACTCATAAACAACATCATCAAGTTTACAACCTAATTCATCTTTAAACTCGATCTCAACTTGTTTTAATCTTTCTATAATATCATCTTTATTAATTGATTTAAGCTTTAAGACATGTGTTCTAGATCTTACAGCAGGATTAACACTATGATAAGGATTATTTGTTGTTAATCCGATCATAATAACATTACCTTCTTCCACATGTGGAAGTAAATAATCCTGCACATCCTTATTCATTCTATGGATTTCGTCAACGATTAATAAAGCACCATAGTTTTTACTTACTTTTATAATTTCACTTAATTGGGACTTACGATCTGTAGAAGCATTAAACTTATATGTTCTTAAACCAAATATTTCACCAATAGCTTCAGCTATTGTTGTCTTACCAATTCCCGGAGGTCCATATAAAATAAGACTGAATAACTTCTCGTTATCAATCATTCTTTTTATTACTCCGTTCTTACCAAGAATATGATCTTGGCCAACAACTTCATTTAAATTCTTAGGTCTAGCTCGATATGCTAGAGGTCTCTTTATTTCCATATTATCACCTATACATATTTTAACATATAATCAAAGATATCTATGATATAATATCAATTAGGTACATAAATATTTGTTATATATAGGAGGAAGATTATAATATGGAATGGGATACTCTTTTAGGATCTACTTATACATCGATAGCACCTATTTTTTTATCATTTATCTTTGCATTTCTACCTGCAAAGATTAACGCTTTAACAAACAAGGATCATTTCAATAGAAAAACATCTAAGCTTATGAGAATTACAAATATTGTATATCTTGTATGCCTATTTCTATTGTTCTCAGTAAGTTCTTATATTCACCAAAAAGCATTTCATATCACAGTAGGAGTTATCTTTGGATTACTAGCATTAATAATTATCGTAGGTAAAACTGGTATTCTTAAAAATAAGAAACAAAAGAATCACTATAGTATAACCTACGGAAAAGAAGACAACGATAATACTATCAAGATGCTCAACAGCAAATTCAAAAACATACATATAAAATCGAATGCGGATTTTGCACCAACAAGCATTTCGATAGAACAAGAAGAGAACATTGATGACACTTTTTATCTGGAAAAACTAGAGAGTACAGAAGATCTTCTTGAAGATTTATATGCTCCAAATTTCCAAAAGAGGTTATATCTTTTTAGTTTAATGTACTACTCTACATTGATAATTGCGCCGGTTATGGTATATCTAGCCTATATAGGTCAATAGTTTGCAACCTGTTAGTCAAGGATTCATAATATATGAAATCATTATATATAATATCAAAGCCATGAACTTGAAAGTTCATGGCTTTCGTTCTATATAAATTGATAAGTAGTATATAAAATGTTAGAATACTTCATGAGGTGTTCATATGAAAACAAACTATCATACCCACCATGAACTTTGCGGACACGCAATTGGTACTTGTGAGGATTATGTATTAGAAGCAATAAAAAACAATTATCAAGAACTAGGTTTTAGTGATCATGCACCTAATTCAAGAGTAGATGATTTTGGGGTTCGAATGAAACCAAAGGAGTTTACCACCTATTTAGAAGATATAAAATATGTTCAAGAAAAATATAAGAACTCATTGACCATCAAAAAAGGCATGGAAGTAGAATTCTTTTATGACCATGCGAAATATTATGAATTTTTAAAAGGTGAATTAGATTACTTAATATTAGGACAACATTATATTTCTCATACAAAACAAATGAATGATCTAAAAAGTAGCTTTGCTTTAACATCAGATAAAGATATAGAAATCTATGCTGAATTTGTTTGCGAAGGAATGAAAACTATGAACTTCAATATTTTAGCTCATCCAGATTTGTATATGTGTGGTTATCAAGATTGGAATCAAAAAGCAATAACAGTTGCTAAGAAAATTATCAAATGTGCTGAGAAGACAAACACGATTTTAGAATTTAATGGAAATGGATTTAGAAGAGGAACAAGAAATACTCCACAGGGAAAAACTCAACCATATCCGAGAATTGAATTTTGGAATCTTGTAAAAGAGCATAATGTAAAAACAATCTTTGGAGTTGATTGTCATTCTCCAGAACAAATATATGACACCACCATAAAAGAAGCAGAAGTGGTTTATAAAAATTTAGGGACTAATCAAGTTGAATTTCTATTCAAAAAGTAGTTAAAAAACAGGTAATTTTACTACCTGTTTTTTTGTGCCAAATTTTGTCTCTAACAGTTTTTCTATATATTAGACAATAATACAAGAAGAGATATAGAAACACGAAAACACTCAATATTCTCTACCCATTTTTGAAGATAGGAAAAGAAGAGGTATGTAGCGAGATTAAATATAGTCATTGAATATATATGAATATGTTAACCGCTCGATAGAAGGTATATATTATATGATTTTTATAATAAAACACCACATATACATAGAATAAAACAAAAAGAGAGACCTTTTCCTTCTATTGATTCTACTTCCTATAATATATATTATGTTAACAATCATAGAGGTCTATATAAAGCCATTAGTAACCTACACAATGACATTTGGACGTTTTTCATATCCAGCCTCTCTTCAAGAAAATACTCAAAACCAAAAATCAAATTAAACACTAACAGTAAACTTACATTGGCAAAGTTTTAATAGTAAGCTTTTAATAATTCGAAAAATGTCTATTCAATATGGTTCACAAACATGGTCATCTGATATTACTTTTCAAGGTCTTAATCCAAATGAATTATGTAAACCCTATATATTGTATGGTTCACATTTACTGTGTCGCAACATTTAATTTTTTTTAATATTCTTTCTACTTCCTTTATGTTATGATTTATGTGAGGTGATATCATGAAGAAAGTTGCATTGATTTTTACTGGTGGAACAATTGCTATGAAAGTTGACAAAGATTTGCATGGAGCTATACCCTCTCTTAGTCCAAATGAAATCGTTCAGACTTTATCAGGTATAGATGAATTTCAAAATTTGATCGTCCATGAATTCTCAAGTAAACCTTCGCCATCGATTACTCCAATAGACATGAGAAATCTTGCGAACGTTGTAAATGATTATTTAGAACAAGATGAAATTGTTGGAACTATAGTTGTTCATGGAACTGATGTTTTAGAAGAAACAGCGTTTTATCTTAATTGTGTTTCTACATCTAACAAACCAATCGTCATCACTGGTTCAATGAAGAATGCTAGTGAACTAGGATATGATGGTTTAACTAATCTTGTTTCAAGTATAAAAGTATGTATGTCTCCAGATAGTTTAGGAAAAGGTACTTTAGTTGTTATGAACGATACTATTAATAGTTCTGTTGAAGTAACTAAGACCCATACTATGAGTTTGGATACATTTAGATCAATGGAATTCGGTCCACTTGGAATCATTGACCATAATGAAGTTATATATTATAGAGATGTCACACGTAATAAGAAATATCAATTAACCAACAAAATAAACAATGCCGTCTATTTATTAAAAGCTTATGCTGGAATGAACGGAGAGTTCATCGATTACCTCATTGAGCATGAAGCTAGAGGTTTAGTAATTGAAGCATTGGGTAGAGGAAATTTACCACCAACTATGTTAGATGCTCTTGAACGAGCGATCAATGTTGGAATCTATATTGTAATTGTTTCTAGATGCCCTGCAGGTAGAGTCCTTGATACATATGCATATGAAGGTGGAGGAAAAGATCTTACTAATAAAGGTTGTATTCTCGGGGGTAGCTTAAACGGCCAAAAAGCCCGTATTCTTCTTAGCCTTGCTATTGCTAATGATTTTGATTTTAATGATATAACTAAACTTTATAAAGTATAAAAAAATCTAACCGGTCGGTTAGATTTTTATTTTGTCTAAATTCTCATAATTAATATGTTCACTGCTTTTAATAACTCTAGCAACAGACTGAACAATTCGCTTTTGCATGAAACTCATTCTCTCTAGATAATAAGCTCCACCACCATAAACAATCTCAGCATGTTCTCTAATTTTCTCAGAAAGATTATGTTCTACCATAGCCTTAAATCCTTTTGTATTCATTCCACATAATACTATTATCAATCTCTTGTTAATTAGTTCGTTTGTGAACTTTTGGATAAACTCTTTTCCAGTTTTCTCGATTTTGCCCATATAGATTGGACACATAATAACTATCGTTTCATAGTCATCAAGACTTCCTCTAAACTTAATAATCTTCTCGATATCTGTATCATTTTTTTCTTTAATATAATTAGCACATTTTTCAGTGCATCCTGTTTTTGAATGATAGAGAATAATTGAATTCATAGTTTTCTCCCTAATAATTAGTTTAGTTTCTTTTGCCTCTTATGGTAAATAATAAATGGTATAAACCATATCAATATAATTCCAAATGACATTAATATTACTCCAACTAGATATCCAAAATAACCAAATTGTTCAAACATTTCAAATGGTGAATCAGCACCATTAAGCATAAACATTAAGTTAGCTCCTGAAGCATTACTTGCAATAATTAATATACCAACAATTATCGATAATGCAATACAGCTTTTACGCCAGTCTTTCCAAGTCGGATACCATTTATATACAAAGATCATATATACAAACATTAAGAAGAAATTCACATGCCCTATCATAAACTGATAGAATCTGTATCGATCAACACTAAATTCTATATCAGGAAATAGCACACTTGCTAGTGCTCCCCATGTCCAGAAATAACCAATTGCAAACAACTCATATTTCTTAAAGTATAAAGCAAAGATACCTATGAACAAAGTAAAGGCACAAAGACTTATTGGTAAACTGTGTTCCCATGTCCATATCCCGTTTAATATAAACCATAGATATAATCCCATTTCCCAGAAAAACGCTAAAAGCGCTACGGTTTTCGCTACTTTTCTTTCATGTTTATAATTTCTAAGTTTCTCCCTATATACATAGATTAAAATACATCCTACTATAACAAATACAAACAGCATTAAATGAATCGCATTGAAAGGTACTAACTTAATACCTACTTCATCACTAAAAAACTTCATACTAGTTCTCCTTATGTTTTACTTTTATTATAAAAATAAATTGGTAAATACCATAATGTCATCACAATACCGGTAAGTCCTATACATCCAACTAAATATATAAAATACCCATATCCTTCAAAAATACTAAAAGGAGTATCGTTAGCTTCTAATAAAAACATATAGTTCATACCAAATATATTATTGATCGGAATTATAATGACAGTTGCTAATAAGAACAATGCAATTAAACTTTTCTTATATGACTTAAAACTAAGTCTAAGTTCTGAAACAAATAATAAATACAGAAAATTAAAGAAAAACAAGATGTGACTAACCATAAAATGATAATACCTAAATCGATCAGGACCATGAAGAATATCAGGAAACAATATACTAACAACTCCTGCTAAACACCAAAAATATGCAATCTCAAATACTTTGTTATTCTTAGTGAACATGATATAGATTCCTAGGTAATTAGTTAACCTGCATAAATGTAATGGTAAACTATCATAAAAATTCCATCTTCCATGAAGCATTTGCCAAACCTGGAAAGACACTTCAGTTAAGATCGCTAATATGGCTAACCCATATCTTATCTGTTTCTCATATTTTGAATTTCTAATTCTTTCCCTGTTTAAATAAATCAATACTACACCTACGACAATTAACAATAACGGTATAATATGATTTAAACTAAATTCCTGAAACGTATTACTACTTTCCATAAAAGAAAAGAAACCACTCATTTAGATCACCTACTTCAACATTTGTGATAAAGCATCTTTTAACAATTGATCTGTCGGTTTAGAACCATCAAGGTTCTTAACCGCTTTTTTAATTTCCTTTGCTCGGTATCCTAAAGAATTCAAAGCTTCTTCAACTTCAGAAATATTATCATTCAAGATAATACGATCAGTCTCTAAGTTCAGTTTTCCTTTTAAATCAAGAATAATCTGTTGTGAAGCTTTTGGTCCAATACCAGGAAACTTACTTAAGAATTTAACATTCCCAATCTCAATAGCTCCAATAACATCATCAGGATTTCCAGTAGCTAATATAGCAACAGCACTTTTAGGTCCGATACCTTTAACACTTAATAGTTTAATAAATAATTCTTTTGCACCCTTTGTTTTAAAACCATATAAGTGAATTGCATCTTCACGTACATAGTGGTGAATATAAACTCTTTCAACTTCAGTAAGTTTAAACTCATAAGGATTCGGTGTGAATACTAGATACCCAACTCCATTAATATCAACAGTAATATAATTTGGATGAATCTCTGTAATTTCACCTTGTAAATAGCTATACATAATATCACACTCCTATATAAATTATAGCATATTAACCTATGTTCTATCATTATATTTATAGTTCGTTAACCGAACTATAACTTAGATAAAAAGAATGAGCATCTAAGATGCTCATTAGTTTATTTATCTTCTTTAGGTTCAATTGTTATTTTACCTTTTCTAAATAATAGATATGCAATTCCAACAGTTATTGGAACTGTAACGATTAAGATAACTCCTGAATATGCTGTTGTATTCATAACAAATATATTAACAATGATTAATAATATAAATGGTACAACCCCTGATAATAACTTGTTCTTAATTACGACATCACCACTTGGTCTTAATACTGAAATAATCAGTGCACCAAACAGTGCTGGTAATACATAATTAGCAGCTTCTTGAATTACATCATTTTCCATAATAGGTCCTAGTGGGACAAATAATAAGACACCTAATGATAAGATGATTATTGTAACCATCGAACTAACGCCAATTGCTAAAGTTGTTATAACATCAGATTCCTCAGTACCTTTAGTTGTATCCATCAACTCTTGAGCATTATTAGCTACAGGAACTTTTAAATTCAAGATATTTCCTGTAATAAAAGTAATATAACTAGAACTACCTAGTAACGGTGAATAAATCAATACTTCACTAATACCTATTGGAATATAGATTGCAAACAAACCAACTCCTGCAGTTAAGAAATCCATAAACGTTGGCATTGCATTATGATACAATCCAAATACAGTTGGAACACTAAATAATAATATAATCGTAATCATGATACCGATTCTACCAAGACGACTCATTTCATTTGTAAATTGCTCTTTAGTTTTCATATCATTCACCTACCCTAACCAACTTAACCATAGGATACTTGAAGCCATTCCTCCAAGTAATGCTAAGGCTAATACAAAGTCTTTTACCCAAGATAATCTCTTAACTTTCATTGAGAGAACTCCAAAGGAAACTGTAATAACTAAACTAGTAAAAAATGTTAGGAACGATGTCCAATCTTTCATTAAAAATGCTGGTAAGAATGTTGCTGCTAATGCGACCATTAAACATTCAATTGCAACAAAACCAAACGATGTTTTATTGCTTCCTAATTGATCAACTTTACTTTGTATTTTCTTACCAAAGAATAACAAGGTAAATAACCCAGAAGTAATTGCAGCTGTCATTACAAACATTACTGTTACTAAGTCTTGAACATTTGCTTCAGCAAGATTTGCACTCTCACCTAGTAATGCGTTAGTTGCTGTTTCACTTGCAACAAGTTCATACGCAACACTACCAATAACACTTAATCTTAACCATGGAAATGGTACACCAAGTGATGCTACTAATGTGAATAAGCCAATAACTATTGCAATACTTGGCACGATAGTAGCTGTAATTGTTGATTTAATAACTTTCCATAAATCCTTTTTTGAATAACCTAACTCAAGTGCTCGATTCCATGCTTTTTTTGCAAAATAAAAAGCAAGAAAGAATACAAAAGCAATAACAATAGATACTAATATATATAGTAAACTACTGTTGACAAGATCATAAAAATCCATATGTTGTTCCCCCTATAATTAACTTTCTTACTCTAATCTTACCATAAATCGCTTGTTTATAAGATTACAAATAAAAAAAGGTGCTAAAAGCACCTTTAATCTAGAAATTCAAATGCAAAATCAAATACTCTAACAGTGTCTCCGTTTTTAACACCTAGGTCTCTCAATTTAGCATCAATTCCTAAACTTCTTAAGATTCTACTAAATCTTTTAACTGATTGGTCTTTGGAAAAATCTGTCATATCAAACATTTTTCTAAGGGGAATACCAGTTACATCAAATATACCGTCATCACCTTTGTGGATTTCAAATAATTCTTCATTTGCCTCAAATGTATATTCAACAACTTGATCGTAATCCTCGTCATCATATAAATCAAAGCGTTTAGTGTTTTCTAATAAGTCCATTGTTTTATACAGTAATTCCTGAACACCTGAACTAGTTATTGCACTAATCGGAATGATTTGAATCTCTTCATCATCTAATTCCAATTTAAACATTTCTAAATTATCTTCTGCTCCGGGAATATCCATTTTGTTAGCAACAATGATCTGTGGTCTTTTTAATAGATCATATTTATAAGAAGCTAATTCATTATTGATTACTTTATAATCAGTAAAAGGATCTCTTCCTTCAGAACCACTCATGTCAATAACATGTAAGATAACTCTAGTTCTTTCAATGTGTCTTAAGAATTGTAGTCCAAGACCTTGTCCCAAACTAGCACCTTCAATAAGACCAGGCAAATCTGCCATAACAAAACTTCTTGATTCTTCAACTCTAACTACACCTAAATTAGGTTTAAGAGTTGTGAAGTGATAACTAGCAATTTTTGGACGACTGTTTGAAACAATACTTAACATCGTACTTTTTCCAACACTAGGTAATCCTACTAATCCAACATCAGCTAAAACTTTTAATTCACAACGAATCAATCTTGTAAATCCTGGTTCACCTTTTTCAGCAATTTCAGGAGCGGTATTTCTTGAAGTAGTAAATTTAACATTACCACGTCCTCCGCGACCACCACGACAAATCATAACTTGTTGTTCGTTTTCAGTGATATCACCAATAACTTTATCAGTGTCTTCATCATAAATTGTAGTTCCTACAGGAACTTGAACAATTAAGTCATTACCTGAAGCACCATTCATTTTTTTAGGTTTTCCATTTTCGCCCTCTTCAGCGCGTAAAATTTTATTATACTTTAAATCAATTAAAGTAGATAAACCTTCTCTACCGACAAAGATGATATTACCACCTTTACCACCATCTCCACCAGATGGTCCACCCATAGGAACAAATTTTTCCCTACGAAAAGCGACTGTACCGTCGCCACCTTTACCTGATGAAACTTTAATTTTTACTAAATCTACAAACATTAAGAATTCCTCCTATAAGGAATTATACCAAACATATAACTCTTCTCTAGTTTTAAATACAATTACTTTTTTCTTGTTCTCATATTGTTTAATTACTGCTTTTAAGTACTTAGCACGAAATTTGTAATAGCTTGCTACATACTTTAAAAACACTTGATCTATTCCTTCAATGCAACCATCCGCCATATCGCTTCTAACTTGATGTTTAAATTCATTAGCACGCTGATGAATTCCTTCAAGTGCTTTTTCTGTACCAAAATCTAAGAAGATGATAGTATCAGCAATTTCAAGACGATATTTAAAATGGTTATTATTACTATAGTTTCCATCAATTATAAATTTACGGTGCTTTGTTAAAAACTTACGAATCCGTAAATCAAAAGTTTGCTTATCTAAATTTTGCCAGTCTTTTTGCCAGTAAACTGAATCAAGATGTAGTATTTCAAGACCTAGTTTTTTCCCAAGATTCCTACATAATGTAGTTTTTCCCGTTCCGCTTGGTCCTAGAATAATAATGCGGTTCATTAGATTGTTAATACTTCCCAATCAGAACTATTTAATTTTTCAGCAAGATAAACACCTGTATACATTACATTTACGCCAAGACTTTCGAGCATTTCTGTACTTCCAGTATCATCAGCACACATTTTACATGCATAAACAGGTATTTCATTATGAATAAATGTTTTAACATATTCTTGGTATTTAGGAGTTTCGGTAATAACTACCTGAGAACCTCCCCAGATTAATACTTCAACACCACTAAACCAATTCTGTGCTTTTGAATTGTACGTAAATGGTACAATAAATTTTGAGATATCAATTTCATTCTCACTTTTCCAAACAACAAGTAACTTTTTCATAATTACTCCTCCAACACCTTTTCGTAAGCTTGTCTATTTATACAAGCTAAGTATCCAATTTCCTGGAAATTGTTTTTCTTTAAAA
Coding sequences within it:
- the obg gene encoding GTPase ObgE, whose product is MFVDLVKIKVSSGKGGDGTVAFRREKFVPMGGPSGGDGGKGGNIIFVGREGLSTLIDLKYNKILRAEEGENGKPKKMNGASGNDLIVQVPVGTTIYDEDTDKVIGDITENEQQVMICRGGRGGRGNVKFTTSRNTAPEIAEKGEPGFTRLIRCELKVLADVGLVGLPSVGKSTMLSIVSNSRPKIASYHFTTLKPNLGVVRVEESRSFVMADLPGLIEGASLGQGLGLQFLRHIERTRVILHVIDMSGSEGRDPFTDYKVINNELASYKYDLLKRPQIIVANKMDIPGAEDNLEMFKLELDDEEIQIIPISAITSSGVQELLYKTMDLLENTKRFDLYDDEDYDQVVEYTFEANEELFEIHKGDDGIFDVTGIPLRKMFDMTDFSKDQSVKRFSRILRSLGIDAKLRDLGVKNGDTVRVFDFAFEFLD
- the ndhI_2 gene encoding NAD(P)H-quinone oxidoreductase subunit I, chloroplastic: MKIMVNEIAVISGKGGTGKSTLLLSMIPYFEKIVIADCDVDAPDLKILLSEEITKEEEFIGFKRPVIDYAKCRYCGLCYEKCNFDAITETIEVKKGLCEGCGVCDYVCPSGAITMVDHPIGKIYQRRTIFGSMIDARLVPGEESSGKLVSEVRKRSKEVALTEKAETILIDGSPGIACNVISTISGVSKALIVTEPTLSGIHDLKRVLSLSEMFSVEAKIIINKYDLNLDMVEEIEKYCKEQNIDIILKIPFEKKIVESISNLKIPSTCDIPFFESSEWLKFIEYIQK
- a CDS encoding flavodoxin, translated to MNSIILYHSKTGCTEKCANYIKEKNDTDIEKIIKFRGSLDDYETIVIMCPIYMGKIEKTGKEFIQKFTNELINKRLIIVLCGMNTKGFKAMVEHNLSEKIREHAEIVYGGGAYYLERMSFMQKRIVQSVARVIKSSEHINYENLDKIKI
- the rsxB_1 gene encoding Electron transport complex subunit RsxB, translating into MKISILSGKGGTGKTTLSVNLFAYLEKATLIDTDTEEPNSHIFIKPNNEITIEVLKNHPVVDHDACTFCGLCGDHCNFNAIIPTKTKVLVFEDLCHDCGMCSLVCKSGAITYREKQIGSIFTSTDQEKTFHYGKLNIGEVSGVRLIDKLNKITSNDDLIITDCPPGVSCSTVAALTNTDYAIICAEPTPFGISDMRMVVELLREDSIPFGVVVNKSGIGNDDIYKYLEDENIKLLENIPWTKQRAEIYSKGELIIDYDEIFRSKIKNILTQVMCENHG
- the ruvA gene encoding Holliday junction ATP-dependent DNA helicase RuvA; amino-acid sequence: MYSYLQGEITEIHPNYITVDINGVGYLVFTPNPYEFKLTEVERVYIHHYVREDAIHLYGFKTKGAKELFIKLLSVKGIGPKSAVAILATGNPDDVIGAIEIGNVKFLSKFPGIGPKASQQIILDLKGKLNLETDRIILNDNISEVEEALNSLGYRAKEIKKAVKNLDGSKPTDQLLKDALSQMLK
- a CDS encoding topology modulation protein, which translates into the protein MNRIIILGPSGTGKTTLCRNLGKKLGLEILHLDSVYWQKDWQNLDKQTFDLRIRKFLTKHRKFIIDGNYSNNNHFKYRLEIADTIIFLDFGTEKALEGIHQRANEFKHQVRSDMADGCIEGIDQVFLKYVASYYKFRAKYLKAVIKQYENKKKVIVFKTREELYVWYNSL
- a CDS encoding Integral membrane protein codes for the protein MSGFFSFMESSNTFQEFSLNHIIPLLLIVVGVVLIYLNRERIRNSKYEKQIRYGLAILAILTEVSFQVWQMLHGRWNFYDSLPLHLCRLTNYLGIYIMFTKNNKVFEIAYFWCLAGVVSILFPDILHGPDRFRYYHFMVSHILFFFNFLYLLFVSELRLSFKSYKKSLIALFLLATVIIIPINNIFGMNYMFLLEANDTPFSIFEGYGYFIYLVGCIGLTGIVMTLWYLPIYFYNKSKT
- the rarA gene encoding Replication-associated recombination protein A, whose protein sequence is MEIKRPLAYRARPKNLNEVVGQDHILGKNGVIKRMIDNEKLFSLILYGPPGIGKTTIAEAIGEIFGLRTYKFNASTDRKSQLSEIIKVSKNYGALLIVDEIHRMNKDVQDYLLPHVEEGNVIMIGLTTNNPYHSVNPAVRSRTHVLKLKSINKDDIIERLKQVEIEFKDELGCKLDDVVYEYIAMSSNNEIRTAINSLEILNMSYPNEEINLEKAKNVLLSPSLSLDKNEDNYFNILSALQKSIRGSDVDASLHYLARLVAMEDLTSILRRLTVIAWEDIGLANPAVVTRMDACARACERVGFPEARIPLGTMVVDLALSPKSNSAHSALDDALKEVMEGKTPKVPNHIINVANFEDKTKYKYPHDYDNALVYQQYLPDELKDKVYYYAKETGKYERALNERNKIVKKVLKKTK
- the ycdX gene encoding phosphatase YcdX: MKTNYHTHHELCGHAIGTCEDYVLEAIKNNYQELGFSDHAPNSRVDDFGVRMKPKEFTTYLEDIKYVQEKYKNSLTIKKGMEVEFFYDHAKYYEFLKGELDYLILGQHYISHTKQMNDLKSSFALTSDKDIEIYAEFVCEGMKTMNFNILAHPDLYMCGYQDWNQKAITVAKKIIKCAEKTNTILEFNGNGFRRGTRNTPQGKTQPYPRIEFWNLVKEHNVKTIFGVDCHSPEQIYDTTIKEAEVVYKNLGTNQVEFLFKK
- a CDS encoding Integral membrane protein, with translation MKFFSDEVGIKLVPFNAIHLMLFVFVIVGCILIYVYREKLRNYKHERKVAKTVALLAFFWEMGLYLWFILNGIWTWEHSLPISLCAFTLFIGIFALYFKKYELFAIGYFWTWGALASVLFPDIEFSVDRYRFYQFMIGHVNFFLMFVYMIFVYKWYPTWKDWRKSCIALSIIVGILIIASNASGANLMFMLNGADSPFEMFEQFGYFGYLVGVILMSFGIILIWFIPFIIYHKRQKKLN
- the ansA gene encoding putative L-asparaginase, coding for MKKVALIFTGGTIAMKVDKDLHGAIPSLSPNEIVQTLSGIDEFQNLIVHEFSSKPSPSITPIDMRNLANVVNDYLEQDEIVGTIVVHGTDVLEETAFYLNCVSTSNKPIVITGSMKNASELGYDGLTNLVSSIKVCMSPDSLGKGTLVVMNDTINSSVEVTKTHTMSLDTFRSMEFGPLGIIDHNEVIYYRDVTRNKKYQLTNKINNAVYLLKAYAGMNGEFIDYLIEHEARGLVIEALGRGNLPPTMLDALERAINVGIYIVIVSRCPAGRVLDTYAYEGGGKDLTNKGCILGGSLNGQKARILLSLAIANDFDFNDITKLYKV